The Rhododendron vialii isolate Sample 1 chromosome 6a, ASM3025357v1 genome includes a window with the following:
- the LOC131330579 gene encoding putative cyclin-D6-1 isoform X2 — translation MELDLENPLLSTFHDSIPSLFLIESDHMPSLPQSLKPTEFGLSIRREAMSLILHLSSNFNDPFLPYLSVNYLDRFLSAQPITQVKPWVVKLTAISCVCLALKMKETEYSVSDIQNDEGFIFDMETIERMELLILGALQWRMRSITPFSFINFFISLFKFKDPPLVQALKARATEIIFKAQNDIRLLEFRPSIIAASALLSASHELFPLQFPCFRKAISSCSYVNEDNLVNCWNLMQEIAMDGYESVWDRVSSSSTPVNVLDGQFCSSSTTTSSGSEKTKNTSSEAPAAAAAMAVATGRLERDQKRRKIGCFPNDNSLLLPRIKQF, via the exons ATGGAGCTCGATCTTGAAAACCCACTACTGTCAACCTTCCACGATTCAATCCCATCTCTCTTCCTCATTGAATCCGACCACATGCCTTCCCTACCTCAATCTCTTAAACCCACAGAATTCGGCCTCTCCATTCGACGGGAAGCAATGTCTCTAATCTTACACCTCTCCTCCAACTTTAACGACCCTTTTCTCCCCTACCTCTCCGTCAATTACCTCGATCGATTCCTCTCCGCCCAACCCATAACG CAAGTGAAGCCTTGGGTAGTAAAGCTCACTGCAATTTCCTGTGTTTGTTTGGCATTGAAGATGAAAGAAACAGAGTACTCTGTTTCTGATATTCAG AATGATGAAGGGTTTATCTTCGACATGGAAACAATCGAGCGGATGGAGCTGTTGATCCTCGGAGCTCTGCAATGGCGGATGCGCTCCATAACCCCCTTCTCTTTCATCAATTTCTTCATCTCGTTATTCAAATTCAAAGACCCACCACTGGTTCAAGCTCTCAAGGCCAGAGCCACTGAAATCATCTTCAAAGCGCAAAATG ACATCAGGCTGTTAGAGTTCAGGCCGTCGATAATTGCAGCCTCTGCCCTTCTCTCTGCTTCCCATGAGCTATTTCCACTCCAATTTCCATGCTTTAGGAAAGCAATTTCTAGCTGTTCATATGTAAATGAG GATAACTTAGTAAATTGCTGGAATTTGATGCAAGAAATAGCAATGGATGGGTATGAATCAGTGTGGGACAGGGTGTCGAGCTCTAGCACTCCGGTCAATGTACTTGACGGGCAATTCTGCTCGAGCTCAACTACTACTAGCTCGGGCAGTGAGAAGACCAAAAACACCTCCTCTGAAGCTCCAGCAGCAGCTGCAGCTATGGCCGTCGCAACAGGTAGGCTAGAGCGAGACCAAAAGAGGAGAAAGATTGGCTGTTTCCCAAACGATAACTCACTTCTGCTTCCACGGATTAAACAGTTCTGA
- the LOC131328635 gene encoding transcription factor MYB30-like — protein sequence MVRKASIGKDGKKKGAWSLEEDIKLRNSVEILQKYGHWNWQELPKYAGLSRCGRSCRFRWMNYLRPNVKHGNYTKDEEDLILKLHQQLGNKWSEIAAKLPGRSDNEVKNQWHTHLKKRSRKYETAFEVPKEQSKRKSSSALAPKDLANTLPQPIFESSSLTSPTLSFGELSSLIFEVPKGHSKQTCGHELAPEDVNSLPQPILESNVPSSILSFGELSSLISDYAPISDQNRSAGEDDINSSELMFSEPAGNCWTGQFLVDSFDSYNGFPFKSDVGRSMSPDPEQLQFDEFFYQALQDFLED from the exons atggtgaGAAAAGCAAGCATTGGTAAagatggaaaaaagaaaggtgCATGGAGTCTCGAAGAAGATATAAAGTTGAGAAATTCTGTTGAGATTCTTCAGAAGTATGGCCATTGGAACTGGCAGGAACTTCCTAAATACGCCG GTCTGTCTAGATGCGGGAGGAGTTGTAGATTTCGGTGGATGAATTACCTGCGTCCAAATGTCAAACATGGGAATTACACCAAAGACGAAGAGGATCTTATCTTGAAATTGCATCAACAGCTAGGAAATAA ATGGTCAGAAATTGCTGCAAAATTACCAGGAAGATCAGACAATGAAGTAAAAAACCAATGGCATACCCACCTCAAGAAAAGGTCGAGAAAATATGAAACTGCATTTGAAGTACCAAAAGAGCAGTCTAAACGAAAGAGTAGTAGTGCATTGGCCCCTAAAGATCTTGCCAATACACTGCCTCAGCCAATTTTTGAAAGCAGTAGTCTGACGTCCCCAACGCTTTCTTTCGGTGAATTATCCTCGTTGATATTCGAAGTACCAAAGGGACATTCTAAACAAACGTGTGGTCATGAATTGGCACCTGAAGATGTTAACTCACTGCCTCAGCCAATTCTCGAAAGCAATGTGCCTTCCTCGATACTATCTTTCGGTGAATTATCCTCCTTGATAAGTGATTACGCACCTATAAGCGACCAAAACAGGAGTGCAGGAGAAGATGATATCAATTCATCAGAGTTAATGTTTTCGGAACCGGCTGGAAATTGTTGGACTGGACAATTTTTGGTAGATTCATTCGACAGCTATAATGGATTTCCGTTCAAATCGGACGTGGGACGATCAATGTCTCCTGATCCAGAACAATTGCAATTTGATGAGTTCTTCTACCAAGCACTGCAAGATTTTCTAGAGGATTGA
- the LOC131330579 gene encoding putative cyclin-D6-1 isoform X1 has product MELDLENPLLSTFHDSIPSLFLIESDHMPSLPQSLKPTEFGLSIRREAMSLILHLSSNFNDPFLPYLSVNYLDRFLSAQPITQVKPWVVKLTAISCVCLALKMKETEYSVSDIQQNDEGFIFDMETIERMELLILGALQWRMRSITPFSFINFFISLFKFKDPPLVQALKARATEIIFKAQNDIRLLEFRPSIIAASALLSASHELFPLQFPCFRKAISSCSYVNEDNLVNCWNLMQEIAMDGYESVWDRVSSSSTPVNVLDGQFCSSSTTTSSGSEKTKNTSSEAPAAAAAMAVATGRLERDQKRRKIGCFPNDNSLLLPRIKQF; this is encoded by the exons ATGGAGCTCGATCTTGAAAACCCACTACTGTCAACCTTCCACGATTCAATCCCATCTCTCTTCCTCATTGAATCCGACCACATGCCTTCCCTACCTCAATCTCTTAAACCCACAGAATTCGGCCTCTCCATTCGACGGGAAGCAATGTCTCTAATCTTACACCTCTCCTCCAACTTTAACGACCCTTTTCTCCCCTACCTCTCCGTCAATTACCTCGATCGATTCCTCTCCGCCCAACCCATAACG CAAGTGAAGCCTTGGGTAGTAAAGCTCACTGCAATTTCCTGTGTTTGTTTGGCATTGAAGATGAAAGAAACAGAGTACTCTGTTTCTGATATTCAG CAGAATGATGAAGGGTTTATCTTCGACATGGAAACAATCGAGCGGATGGAGCTGTTGATCCTCGGAGCTCTGCAATGGCGGATGCGCTCCATAACCCCCTTCTCTTTCATCAATTTCTTCATCTCGTTATTCAAATTCAAAGACCCACCACTGGTTCAAGCTCTCAAGGCCAGAGCCACTGAAATCATCTTCAAAGCGCAAAATG ACATCAGGCTGTTAGAGTTCAGGCCGTCGATAATTGCAGCCTCTGCCCTTCTCTCTGCTTCCCATGAGCTATTTCCACTCCAATTTCCATGCTTTAGGAAAGCAATTTCTAGCTGTTCATATGTAAATGAG GATAACTTAGTAAATTGCTGGAATTTGATGCAAGAAATAGCAATGGATGGGTATGAATCAGTGTGGGACAGGGTGTCGAGCTCTAGCACTCCGGTCAATGTACTTGACGGGCAATTCTGCTCGAGCTCAACTACTACTAGCTCGGGCAGTGAGAAGACCAAAAACACCTCCTCTGAAGCTCCAGCAGCAGCTGCAGCTATGGCCGTCGCAACAGGTAGGCTAGAGCGAGACCAAAAGAGGAGAAAGATTGGCTGTTTCCCAAACGATAACTCACTTCTGCTTCCACGGATTAAACAGTTCTGA